In one window of Henckelia pumila isolate YLH828 chromosome 1, ASM3356847v2, whole genome shotgun sequence DNA:
- the LOC140862745 gene encoding uncharacterized protein, which yields MVGSDKCYHCKEPGHISRNWPKKKQTTGHIFVMQAEEADPDTSLITDSGATHSFISQSFIDRVGIIPEVSRTGYDITVPSSEVLFTTSMLSGLELELQRHIVRADLVVFPMPGFDLILGMDWLTVNGALIDFRKRIVSVNL from the exons ATGGTTGGTTCGGACAAGTGCTATCATTGCAAGGAGCCGGGCCATATTTCAAGGAACTGGCCCAAGAAGAAGCAAACCACGGGACATATAtttgtgatgcaggcagaggaggcagaccctgATACTTCACTCATCACGG ATTCTGGAGCTacgcattcttttatctctcagTCGTTTATTGATCGGGTAGGCATTATACCCGAGGTATCTAGAACGGGTTATGATATTACCGTACCTTCTAGTGAAGTTCTATTCACCACCAGCATGCTCAGTGGGTTAGAGTTAGAGCTACAGAGGCATATAGTTAGAGCCGATCTAGTTGTATTTCCAATGCCAGGATTTGATCTTATtctgggtatggactggttgacagtcaatggagctttgaTTGACTTTCGGAAGAGGATAGTATCAGTGAACCTATGA